Proteins found in one Oreochromis niloticus isolate F11D_XX linkage group LG22, O_niloticus_UMD_NMBU, whole genome shotgun sequence genomic segment:
- the ptk2aa gene encoding protein tyrosine kinase 2aa isoform X10 produces the protein MPSTRDYEIQRDRIELGRCIGEGQFGDVHQGVYNCPDKASLAVAIKTCKNCTSDSVREKFLQEALTMRQFDHPHIVKLIGVITENPVWIIMELCTLGELRSFLQVRKYSLDLATLILYAYQLSTALAYLESKRFVHRDIAARNVLVSAVDCVMLGDFGLSRYMEDSSYYKASKGKLPIKWMAPESINFRRFTSASDVWMFGVCMWEILMYGIKPFQGVKNNDVIGRIENGERLAMPPQCPPTLYSLMTKCWSYDPSKRPRFTELKTQLSTILEEEKLQQEERLRMEMRRQVTVSWDPDEAPPKPSRPGYPSEGFVSNSPHNHFPQSAHGGGGGVGGSYPPTDSWNPHRPEHTAPWSPNMEDVGCVGQALMEERLMMQQQQMEDDQRWLEQEEIFMKAESRNSRGSVDREDGTLQAPGGSQHIYQPVGKPEPVAPPKKPPRPGAPANLTNLPSLCPVESYNEGVKPWRLQPQEISPPPTANLDRSNDKVYENVTGLVKAVIEMSNRIQPAAPEEYVPMVKEVGLALRTLLATVDETIPVLPASTHREIEMAQKLLNSDLAELIAKMKLAQQYVMTSLQKDYKKQMLMAAHALAVDAKNLLDVIDQSRLKMINQTRPH, from the exons ATGCCCTCAA CGCGGGACTATGAGATCCAGAGGGACAGGATAGAGTTGGGCCGCTGCATTGGAGAGGGTCAGTTTGGCGATGTACACCAAGGAGTCTACAACTGTCCA GACAAAGCATCTCTAGCTGTCGCCATTAAGACCTGTAAGAACTGTACCTCTGACAGCGTCAGAGAAAAGTTCCTGCAAGAAGCAC TGACAATGCGTCAGTTTGACCATCCTCACATTGTTAAGCTGATCGGCGTGATCACAGAGAACCCGGTGTGGATCATCATGGAGCTCTGTACTCTTGGAGAG TTGCGCTCGTTCCTTCAGGTGAGGAAGTACAGTCTTGACTTGGCCACGCTCATCCTGTATGCCTACCAGCTCAGTACAGCTCTAGCCTACCTGGAGAGCAAACGCTTTGTAcacag ggatatAGCAGCTCGGAACGTGTTGGTCTCTGCGGTGGACTGTGTGATGCTTGGAGACTTTGGTCTATCACGATACATGGAGGACAGCTCTTACTACAAAG cTTCTAAAGGTAAACTTCCCATTAAGTGGATGGCTCCTGAATCTATCAATTTTAGGAGATTCACGTCTGCAAGTGATGTCTGGATGTTTg GTGTATGCATGTGGGAGATCTTGATGTACGGCATCAAGCCCTTCCAGGGGGTGAAAAACAATGACGTGATTGGCAGGATAGAAAACGGGGAGCGCCTGGCGATGCCTCCCCAGTGTCCGCCCACCCTCTACAGTCTGATGACCAAATGTTGGTCATATGACCCCAGCAAGCGACCGCGATTCACTGAACTCAAAACACAACTCAG CACGATACTGGAGGAAGAGAAGCTCCAGCAAGAGGAGAGACTCCGAATGGAAATGAGGAGACAAGTCACAGTTTCGTGGGACCCAGATGAAGCACCACCTAAA cCTAGCAGACCAGGTTACCCCAGTGAAGGCTTCGTCAGCAACTCCCCGCACAACCACTTCCCG cAATCAGCccatggtggtggaggaggagttggaggCAGCTATCCTCCTACTGATTCCTGGAATCCGCACAGACCTGAACATACTGCACCGTGGAGCCCGAATATGGAG GACGTTGGGTGTGTAGGTCAGGCTCTGATGGAGGAAAGGCTGATGATGCAGCAGCAACAGATGGAGGATGACCAGCGGTGGTTGGAGCAGGAGGAGATCTTCATG AAGGCGGAGTCCAGAAACAGCAGAGGGAGCGTCGACAGGGAGGACGGCACACTACAAGCACCg GGTGGAAGCCAACATATCTACCAGCCTGTTGGGAAACCAG AACCTGTGGCACCTCCCAAAAAGCCGCCCCGCCCAGGAGCTCCAGCTAACTTAACCAACCTGCCCAGTCTCTGCCCCGTAGAAAGCTACAATGAGGGGGTCAAG CCGTGGAGG TTGCAGCCTCAAGAGATCAGCCCACCTCCCACCGCCAACTTGGATCGTTCCAACGACAAAGTGTATGAGAATGTGACGGGACTGGTTAAAGCTGTGATCGAGATGTCGAACAGGATCCAGCCCGCTGCCCCGGAGGAGTACGTCCCCATGGTCAAG GAAGTGGGTTTGGCTCTGAGGACTCTGCTGGCCACAGTGGATGAGACGATTCCTGTGCTGCCAgccagcacacacagagag ATTGAAATGGCCCAGAAGCTGCTGAATTCAGATCTGGCCGAGTTGATAGCGAAGATGAAGCTGGCGCAGCAGTATGTCATGACGAG CTTACAAAAGGACTACAAGAAACAGATGCTAATGGCAGCTCACGCCCTCGCAGTTGACGCCAAGAACCTGCTGGACGTCATCGACCAATCACGGCTCAAGATGATCAACCAGACCCGCCCACATTAG
- the ptk2aa gene encoding protein tyrosine kinase 2aa isoform X9, whose product MPSMSYGVVEARDYEIQRDRIELGRCIGEGQFGDVHQGVYNCPDKASLAVAIKTCKNCTSDSVREKFLQEALTMRQFDHPHIVKLIGVITENPVWIIMELCTLGELRSFLQVRKYSLDLATLILYAYQLSTALAYLESKRFVHRDIAARNVLVSAVDCVMLGDFGLSRYMEDSSYYKASKGKLPIKWMAPESINFRRFTSASDVWMFGVCMWEILMYGIKPFQGVKNNDVIGRIENGERLAMPPQCPPTLYSLMTKCWSYDPSKRPRFTELKTQLSTILEEEKLQQEERLRMEMRRQVTVSWDPDEAPPKPSRPGYPSEGFVSNSPHNHFPQSAHGGGGGVGGSYPPTDSWNPHRPEHTAPWSPNMEDVGCVGQALMEERLMMQQQQMEDDQRWLEQEEIFMKAESRNSRGSVDREDGTLQAPGGSQHIYQPVGKPEPVAPPKKPPRPGAPANLTNLPSLCPVESYNEGVKPWRLQPQEISPPPTANLDRSNDKVYENVTGLVKAVIEMSNRIQPAAPEEYVPMVKEVGLALRTLLATVDETIPVLPASTHREIEMAQKLLNSDLAELIAKMKLAQQYVMTSLQKDYKKQMLMAAHALAVDAKNLLDVIDQSRLKMINQTRPH is encoded by the exons ATGCCCTCAA TGAGCTATGGAGTAGTTGAAG CGCGGGACTATGAGATCCAGAGGGACAGGATAGAGTTGGGCCGCTGCATTGGAGAGGGTCAGTTTGGCGATGTACACCAAGGAGTCTACAACTGTCCA GACAAAGCATCTCTAGCTGTCGCCATTAAGACCTGTAAGAACTGTACCTCTGACAGCGTCAGAGAAAAGTTCCTGCAAGAAGCAC TGACAATGCGTCAGTTTGACCATCCTCACATTGTTAAGCTGATCGGCGTGATCACAGAGAACCCGGTGTGGATCATCATGGAGCTCTGTACTCTTGGAGAG TTGCGCTCGTTCCTTCAGGTGAGGAAGTACAGTCTTGACTTGGCCACGCTCATCCTGTATGCCTACCAGCTCAGTACAGCTCTAGCCTACCTGGAGAGCAAACGCTTTGTAcacag ggatatAGCAGCTCGGAACGTGTTGGTCTCTGCGGTGGACTGTGTGATGCTTGGAGACTTTGGTCTATCACGATACATGGAGGACAGCTCTTACTACAAAG cTTCTAAAGGTAAACTTCCCATTAAGTGGATGGCTCCTGAATCTATCAATTTTAGGAGATTCACGTCTGCAAGTGATGTCTGGATGTTTg GTGTATGCATGTGGGAGATCTTGATGTACGGCATCAAGCCCTTCCAGGGGGTGAAAAACAATGACGTGATTGGCAGGATAGAAAACGGGGAGCGCCTGGCGATGCCTCCCCAGTGTCCGCCCACCCTCTACAGTCTGATGACCAAATGTTGGTCATATGACCCCAGCAAGCGACCGCGATTCACTGAACTCAAAACACAACTCAG CACGATACTGGAGGAAGAGAAGCTCCAGCAAGAGGAGAGACTCCGAATGGAAATGAGGAGACAAGTCACAGTTTCGTGGGACCCAGATGAAGCACCACCTAAA cCTAGCAGACCAGGTTACCCCAGTGAAGGCTTCGTCAGCAACTCCCCGCACAACCACTTCCCG cAATCAGCccatggtggtggaggaggagttggaggCAGCTATCCTCCTACTGATTCCTGGAATCCGCACAGACCTGAACATACTGCACCGTGGAGCCCGAATATGGAG GACGTTGGGTGTGTAGGTCAGGCTCTGATGGAGGAAAGGCTGATGATGCAGCAGCAACAGATGGAGGATGACCAGCGGTGGTTGGAGCAGGAGGAGATCTTCATG AAGGCGGAGTCCAGAAACAGCAGAGGGAGCGTCGACAGGGAGGACGGCACACTACAAGCACCg GGTGGAAGCCAACATATCTACCAGCCTGTTGGGAAACCAG AACCTGTGGCACCTCCCAAAAAGCCGCCCCGCCCAGGAGCTCCAGCTAACTTAACCAACCTGCCCAGTCTCTGCCCCGTAGAAAGCTACAATGAGGGGGTCAAG CCGTGGAGG TTGCAGCCTCAAGAGATCAGCCCACCTCCCACCGCCAACTTGGATCGTTCCAACGACAAAGTGTATGAGAATGTGACGGGACTGGTTAAAGCTGTGATCGAGATGTCGAACAGGATCCAGCCCGCTGCCCCGGAGGAGTACGTCCCCATGGTCAAG GAAGTGGGTTTGGCTCTGAGGACTCTGCTGGCCACAGTGGATGAGACGATTCCTGTGCTGCCAgccagcacacacagagag ATTGAAATGGCCCAGAAGCTGCTGAATTCAGATCTGGCCGAGTTGATAGCGAAGATGAAGCTGGCGCAGCAGTATGTCATGACGAG CTTACAAAAGGACTACAAGAAACAGATGCTAATGGCAGCTCACGCCCTCGCAGTTGACGCCAAGAACCTGCTGGACGTCATCGACCAATCACGGCTCAAGATGATCAACCAGACCCGCCCACATTAG